The Levilactobacillus namurensis genomic interval TACTGGGGTAAGGCCGTTTAGCGAAACACAAAATTATCTTATTTCATACGTCAACTTGACAGGGACCAGCTCACACTTAGCCTCTTTTGCGATTAAACCACTACGCAAAGAGGGTCACAAGAATATCCCAGGTCATGTGCACGGTGATGCCCGGCCATAGGGAACGGCTCTTGGCGTACAACCAGCCGAAGATGGCGCCCAAGATGGCCACAGAAACCAGATTGCTGATCCAAGTCAAAGGACTCATCGGGGGAACCGTCGTCAGGTAACGGGGAATGTGCATCGCCGCAAAAGCAATGGCTTGTAAAGCATTCGCCCACGCAAACGAGAAGTGTTTCAGTAGGGCGTTAAAGACATAGCCGCGAAACATCATCTCTTCTGTAATCCCGACGACCAGGAAGTACCGTCCCCAGTATTCCGGCAAAAAGGTGTGGGCGACGCGAAGCCCGTGGTGGACTAGCCAGAATTGGGCCAGTAGGTAAACCACCATAACCGCCCAAATGACGTAACCCGCCGTAAAGGACCAGTTAGGATGCCATTGTTTTTGCGGATCGACTGCTAGGGATTGGGGGCCGGCTTGGCGAATCAACCACCAAGCACACCCGCACCAAACGAACAACTTGATGCCATCAAGAACGATTTCTTGGGGCCAGCCCGTTAAGTGGTGTTCAATTGGGACGTTGATCAGCGATTGAACCCCTAACCAGATCACCCAAAAGATGATGACCTGGATAAATAATCGACGTTTTGAAAGTGTATTTGCCATGAATCATACTCTTTTCTCAGTTATTTTAAGCTTAATTCCATTGTAAGCCTAAGAACTGGCGTGGCGTGTAAAAAAAGCGTAAAGTCGTTTAATTTAAGCACTATGTTATCATTGTTTACATTCGATGTATACGGTGGTAACATGAAGGCTGAAATAGCTTTAAACAACGTATTTTCAAGGAGGCATTAGCGATGCGTCGTCAGCCCTATCACCGTAAAAATTTAGCCGCCGCCATCCGGCAGCATGGCCGGGAAGTCCTCGAAAATCAGGGGGTAGCACAGCTTTCCTTACGCCAATTAGCAAAGTTCTTGGACGTGACGCCCGCCGCCATCTACCGGCACTATCCGGACAAGGCCGCGCTGCTCACACAACTGCATCAAGATATCCTAGCCGACGTTACGGATCAGTTAGCTCAGGGAATCTTAACATCGCCCGATGCCCAGACCATGCTTACGCGTTTCGTCACCAATTTACTGACTTACGCGAAGGCTCATCCCCAAGCCATTGCATTTGGCCTGACGGCACCATGGCCGGTTCCCCAGAGCCTACAGACGGTGCTGGCACTATACGCCACTCAGCATCACCTGACCGGTGTATCTCCCCAAGCCGTTGCCGCCGTGTGGACCTTCTTGTTAGGCGTCTTAGTACAACCTCAGCAACCGCTGACCGTTGATTGGACGGTTAACGCTTTAAAAAAATTAGTCGCGATTCCTACATTAAAGGCATCTGATTCGAGCGAAACCGCCGACAATTTTTAATGAAAATCGCTTTACTTTCTAAAAGTAAGTGATAAACTAAGACTCAGTGTTAATCAGTCGCAACTTAGCCAGACAAACTTTACAAGTGAGGTAAATCATCTATGAAAACCCAATTAATCGATTTAATGAAACAACGTCGCAGTATTTACGCATTAGGCCGGAAC includes:
- a CDS encoding CPBP family intramembrane glutamic endopeptidase; this encodes MANTLSKRRLFIQVIIFWVIWLGVQSLINVPIEHHLTGWPQEIVLDGIKLFVWCGCAWWLIRQAGPQSLAVDPQKQWHPNWSFTAGYVIWAVMVVYLLAQFWLVHHGLRVAHTFLPEYWGRYFLVVGITEEMMFRGYVFNALLKHFSFAWANALQAIAFAAMHIPRYLTTVPPMSPLTWISNLVSVAILGAIFGWLYAKSRSLWPGITVHMTWDILVTLFA
- a CDS encoding TetR/AcrR family transcriptional regulator — protein: MRRQPYHRKNLAAAIRQHGREVLENQGVAQLSLRQLAKFLDVTPAAIYRHYPDKAALLTQLHQDILADVTDQLAQGILTSPDAQTMLTRFVTNLLTYAKAHPQAIAFGLTAPWPVPQSLQTVLALYATQHHLTGVSPQAVAAVWTFLLGVLVQPQQPLTVDWTVNALKKLVAIPTLKASDSSETADNF